From Aquificota bacterium, one genomic window encodes:
- a CDS encoding DUF420 domain-containing protein, with the protein MLTTLITILSMLTISISGLAIVLGIFLIKSERREAHKRAMITASIFALIFVFLYVLRNFLQSQGLIPMGKYEGPYRGLFLFILWSHTILAIINFPLAVITLRYALKGTFEKHKKIAPITAFVWIYVAVTGWLIFYFMQFLNP; encoded by the coding sequence ATGCTAACAACCCTCATAACCATATTGAGTATGCTCACCATTTCAATCAGTGGTCTTGCCATAGTGCTTGGCATTTTCCTAATCAAAAGTGAAAGAAGGGAAGCGCACAAAAGGGCTATGATAACTGCTTCCATCTTTGCTCTTATATTTGTTTTCCTGTATGTGCTCAGAAACTTTCTGCAATCTCAAGGTCTTATCCCTATGGGTAAATACGAAGGTCCCTACAGGGGCCTTTTCCTTTTTATCCTTTGGTCCCATACTATCCTTGCCATAATCAACTTCCCCCTTGCTGTCATTACTCTAAGGTACGCCCTTAAAGGCACTTTTGAAAAACACAAAAAGATAGCTCCCATAACAGCCTTTGTTTGGATCTATGTGGCCGTAACTGGCTGGCTTATCTTTTACTTTATGCAGTTTTTAAACCCATGA
- a CDS encoding patatin-like phospholipase family protein has protein sequence MKVNLVLSGGASRGIAHIGVIKALEELGFEIRAISGVSAGALVGAFYCDGYTPEEMLRVVKSKEWLKYLRPAIPRLGFISLKEAEKYLNKMLSIRRIEEAKKKLFIGALDIKSGKTFYFDSGDLVPILLGSCALPGIFEPIRYKEYLLIDGGITNNLPAEPLLSMDGMLVGVDVNPSEQVEKIRNIFHLLVRSFLLAVRSNVDKRKELCHVVIEPDLFKYSPLSLLKADEIYRLGYEKTMQVLRPYVQ, from the coding sequence ATGAAGGTTAACCTTGTGCTTTCGGGCGGGGCTTCTCGGGGCATAGCCCATATTGGTGTGATAAAGGCTTTGGAAGAGCTTGGCTTTGAGATAAGAGCCATAAGCGGGGTAAGTGCCGGCGCCCTTGTGGGAGCTTTCTACTGCGATGGCTACACACCAGAGGAGATGCTAAGGGTTGTAAAATCAAAGGAGTGGCTAAAGTATTTGAGGCCAGCCATTCCAAGGCTTGGCTTTATATCTTTAAAAGAGGCGGAAAAGTACTTGAATAAGATGCTATCCATAAGGCGCATTGAAGAGGCAAAGAAAAAGCTATTCATTGGGGCCTTGGACATAAAGAGTGGAAAGACCTTCTACTTTGATAGTGGAGACCTTGTGCCTATACTTTTGGGTAGCTGCGCCCTGCCGGGCATCTTTGAACCTATAAGGTATAAGGAATATCTTCTTATAGATGGTGGTATTACCAACAACCTTCCTGCAGAGCCTTTGCTTTCCATGGATGGCATGCTTGTAGGCGTGGATGTAAACCCCAGCGAACAGGTGGAGAAGATAAGGAATATATTTCACCTACTTGTGAGAAGTTTTCTCTTGGCGGTGAGGTCTAACGTGGATAAGAGGAAAGAGCTTTGCCATGTGGTAATAGAGCCAGACCTTTTTAAATACTCACCCCTCAGCCTTCTAAAGGCTGATGAAATATATAGGCTTGGCTATGAAAAAACCATGCAGGTGCTAAGGCCATATGTCCAATAA
- the ilvC gene encoding ketol-acid reductoisomerase, which translates to MAKVYYDQDASLEPLVGKTVAILGYGSQGHAHALNLRDSGIRVVIGLYEGSKSKAKAIADGFAVLTPERAVQEADIIMFLTPDTVQPQIYRESVEPFLDASKSLAFAHGFNIHFKQIVPPKSVDVFMVAPKGPGHLVRWMYEEGKGVPALIAIYQDASGTCKEKALAYAKALGATRAGVIETTFMEETETDLFGEQSVLCGGVTALIKAGFETLVEAGYQPEVAYFECLHELKLIVDLIYQYGIAGMRYSISDTAKYGDVTRGERIYKVVKPLMKEILEEIQKGEFAREWILENQAGRPVFNALLERDRHHLIEKVGEELRRMMPWITGKELK; encoded by the coding sequence ATGGCAAAGGTTTATTATGACCAGGATGCAAGCCTTGAACCTCTCGTAGGCAAAACGGTAGCCATACTGGGCTATGGTAGCCAAGGACATGCCCACGCCCTAAACCTTAGGGACAGTGGAATAAGGGTAGTTATAGGTCTGTATGAAGGTAGCAAGTCAAAGGCCAAGGCCATAGCGGATGGCTTTGCGGTTCTTACGCCTGAGAGGGCTGTGCAAGAGGCGGACATAATCATGTTCTTAACCCCAGACACTGTCCAGCCTCAAATATATAGAGAAAGCGTGGAGCCCTTTTTGGATGCTTCCAAAAGCCTTGCCTTTGCCCATGGTTTTAACATTCACTTTAAACAGATTGTGCCTCCAAAGAGTGTGGATGTTTTTATGGTGGCGCCAAAGGGTCCGGGCCACTTAGTAAGATGGATGTATGAAGAAGGAAAGGGTGTGCCAGCCCTTATAGCCATATACCAGGATGCCTCTGGCACTTGTAAAGAAAAGGCCCTTGCCTATGCAAAGGCTTTGGGTGCCACAAGGGCTGGGGTGATAGAAACCACCTTTATGGAAGAAACGGAAACTGACCTTTTTGGAGAACAATCTGTTTTATGCGGTGGTGTAACAGCGCTTATAAAGGCTGGTTTTGAAACTTTGGTGGAGGCTGGCTACCAACCAGAAGTGGCCTACTTTGAATGCTTGCACGAGCTAAAGCTTATTGTGGACCTTATATATCAATACGGTATTGCGGGTATGAGATATTCCATTTCAGATACGGCTAAGTATGGCGATGTAACAAGGGGAGAGAGGATTTATAAGGTTGTAAAGCCTCTTATGAAGGAGATATTGGAAGAGATTCAAAAGGGTGAGTTTGCCCGTGAGTGGATATTGGAAAATCAGGCGGGAAGGCCCGTATTTAATGCCTTGCTTGAAAGGGACAGGCACCACCTTATAGAGAAGGTGGGAGAAGAGCTAAGAAGGATGATGCCTTGGATAACCGGTAAGGAGCTAAAATGA
- a CDS encoding cytochrome c, translated as MSIGWLEVVVATLLVSLVVSLVLARGRHWLEPGFWKVAAVITSSVMAITLVLLTLHTTQAISMGGKRVPSPEVINKEIGYVYNAERRAMEPVFGKEVGFFGKVWSKEEAQNLIVKGKLVIQSRNCMDCHTLLGNGAYYAPDLTKAWLDPKWEKQIMPMVGAKSREEAMKVWLMNPDKYPTWVRKMPNLKLTEEEAIAVVAYLKWMSSIDTNGFPANFPEVKVQ; from the coding sequence ATGAGTATAGGGTGGCTGGAGGTAGTAGTAGCAACGCTTCTTGTGTCCCTTGTGGTCAGTTTGGTCCTCGCAAGAGGACGCCATTGGCTTGAACCGGGCTTCTGGAAAGTGGCCGCTGTTATAACCAGCTCAGTTATGGCAATAACTCTTGTCTTGCTTACATTACATACCACGCAAGCCATAAGCATGGGAGGTAAACGTGTTCCTTCTCCAGAGGTTATCAACAAGGAAATAGGCTACGTTTACAACGCAGAAAGGAGAGCTATGGAGCCTGTTTTTGGCAAGGAGGTGGGCTTTTTTGGAAAGGTATGGAGTAAGGAGGAGGCTCAAAACCTTATAGTGAAGGGTAAGCTGGTTATACAGAGTAGGAACTGTATGGACTGTCATACCCTTTTGGGCAACGGCGCCTACTATGCTCCAGACCTAACAAAGGCTTGGCTTGACCCCAAGTGGGAAAAACAGATAATGCCCATGGTGGGTGCCAAATCAAGGGAAGAAGCTATGAAGGTATGGCTTATGAACCCAGACAAGTACCCAACTTGGGTAAGGAAGATGCCCAACCTTAAGCTAACAGAAGAGGAGGCAATAGCCGTCGTTGCTTACCTAAAGTGGATGTCTTCCATAGACACAAACGGTTTTCCAGCCAACTTTCCAGAAGTAAAAGTCCAATAA
- a CDS encoding MATE family efflux transporter encodes MSNNKILIDPSESKLRVINRVLRLAMPIILSNLLYTIESAFSIILVSGISATAVAAVGYSASMLWFIYSLMALAYTGTTVLVAQRVGANKDPSPALLWGLIISLLIALPLTFLGKDLVAYLMLAFGASNNVASLAKEYLEPVFLFITVGFATNTLYAAYNGYGDTKTPFKVALLMNVVNISSAYLLIYGKFGLPRLEVAGAGWGIALSEIVGLLFYIYLYVQYRKPFPISLCFDKDILFKMLRIGTPTAIERAFTSLSFNVFVGLVAQFGDKVLAAHQVGLRVESISFMIGFGMMIASTTIAGQNYGAKNFKGLDYGVRISAHTTALIMGLIGLLIAIFPHYFSLIFTRDKEVISYAVYYLVIVALSQPQMAYASIFSGSLKGMGKTHIPLLVNLSSFWVFRILPSMLVLQFIHSPLVPWVFMSLETTLRAIIFYLAYKREIRKYL; translated from the coding sequence ATGTCCAATAACAAAATACTTATAGACCCATCGGAAAGCAAGCTAAGGGTAATAAACAGAGTGCTAAGGCTTGCCATGCCCATCATCCTTTCAAACCTACTCTACACCATAGAGAGTGCCTTTTCCATCATACTGGTTTCTGGCATTTCCGCCACCGCCGTGGCCGCCGTGGGCTACTCTGCCAGTATGCTCTGGTTTATATACTCCCTCATGGCCCTTGCCTATACGGGCACCACCGTGCTTGTGGCCCAAAGGGTGGGAGCAAACAAGGACCCATCTCCAGCCCTCCTTTGGGGCCTTATCATCTCTCTTCTTATAGCCCTTCCACTTACCTTCCTTGGCAAGGATTTAGTAGCCTATCTTATGCTTGCCTTTGGCGCATCAAATAATGTGGCAAGCCTTGCAAAAGAATACCTTGAGCCTGTTTTTCTCTTTATAACTGTGGGCTTTGCTACCAATACCCTTTATGCGGCATACAACGGATACGGAGATACAAAAACACCCTTCAAGGTGGCCCTTCTTATGAATGTGGTAAATATTTCCTCTGCCTATCTTTTAATATACGGTAAGTTTGGCCTTCCAAGGCTTGAGGTTGCCGGTGCAGGCTGGGGCATAGCCCTATCGGAAATAGTAGGACTTCTCTTTTACATCTACCTTTATGTGCAATACAGAAAGCCCTTTCCCATAAGCCTTTGCTTTGACAAAGATATACTCTTTAAGATGTTGCGCATAGGTACGCCTACGGCCATAGAGAGAGCCTTTACAAGCCTTTCCTTTAATGTGTTTGTGGGACTTGTGGCCCAGTTTGGTGATAAGGTGCTTGCAGCACATCAGGTAGGTCTAAGGGTAGAAAGCATCTCCTTTATGATAGGCTTTGGTATGATGATAGCTTCCACTACCATCGCAGGACAGAACTACGGAGCAAAAAACTTCAAAGGGCTTGATTATGGTGTGAGGATAAGCGCTCATACTACAGCCCTTATAATGGGACTTATAGGGTTGCTTATAGCCATCTTTCCACACTACTTTTCCTTGATCTTTACAAGGGACAAAGAAGTTATAAGCTATGCAGTCTATTACCTTGTTATAGTTGCCCTATCACAGCCACAGATGGCCTATGCAAGTATTTTTTCTGGCTCTCTAAAAGGCATGGGGAAGACACACATACCCCTTTTGGTGAACCTGTCCTCCTTTTGGGTCTTTAGAATATTACCTTCCATGCTTGTGCTACAATTCATACACAGCCCACTGGTGCCTTGGGTCTTTATGAGCTTGGAAACCACTTTGAGAGCTATCATATTCTACTTAGCTTATAAAAGGGAAATAAGAAAATACCTATGA
- a CDS encoding cbb3-type cytochrome c oxidase subunit I has product MERLYESQKLALWYFWTAIALFGAQLLFGLISAYQFINPDFLYGTLNFMTNRMLHINAMVVWLLMGFIAGIYWFLPLETEREVVGIKLGKLAYFAFVGAVAVVVLVYLLKQFGSGDFFTMWFITEGREYIEAPRWADIGIVAVALVVAYNVIATTLASKRITGILGVLIVDLAFLFGLYLAGMFFTPNISVDQFWWWWVVHLWVEATWEVLVGVLMGWLLMHLLGTPRKIIEAWLYVEVMLVFGTGILGLGHHYYWIGTPEYWLGIGGFFSSLEPLPLVAMVVHAVYDAGVHKLKTVNRPALFWAFAQAFGNLFGAGVWGFMHTLPQINLFSHGTQMAAAHGHLAFFGAYVAANLALFYFALGKTRVKEGYILNGVPWKIAYVGMIIGIFGMVASLTVAGFAQTMIERATLGSTWEAYIQAQMHPWMEEAYKWRLLFGVIFFLSYLVLLYDLLTAGKRVEALREAEVAG; this is encoded by the coding sequence ATGGAAAGGCTTTATGAATCTCAAAAGTTAGCCCTTTGGTACTTTTGGACTGCTATTGCGCTCTTTGGCGCACAGCTGCTTTTTGGCTTAATCTCAGCCTATCAATTTATAAACCCAGACTTCCTTTATGGCACGCTCAATTTTATGACAAACAGAATGCTCCATATAAACGCCATGGTTGTATGGCTTCTTATGGGCTTCATCGCTGGTATATACTGGTTTTTGCCTTTGGAAACAGAGAGGGAAGTGGTTGGTATAAAACTGGGTAAGCTGGCCTATTTTGCCTTTGTGGGTGCTGTGGCCGTTGTAGTTCTTGTATATCTTTTAAAGCAGTTTGGTAGTGGAGACTTCTTTACCATGTGGTTTATAACAGAGGGTAGAGAGTATATAGAGGCTCCACGGTGGGCTGATATAGGTATAGTTGCTGTAGCCCTTGTGGTGGCATACAATGTAATAGCTACAACCCTTGCCAGCAAAAGGATAACTGGCATACTGGGCGTTTTGATAGTAGACCTTGCCTTTCTCTTTGGCCTTTATCTGGCTGGTATGTTCTTTACACCAAACATATCTGTAGACCAATTTTGGTGGTGGTGGGTTGTCCACCTTTGGGTGGAGGCCACATGGGAAGTGCTTGTTGGTGTTCTAATGGGTTGGCTTCTTATGCACCTTCTTGGCACTCCAAGGAAGATAATAGAAGCTTGGCTCTATGTGGAGGTTATGCTTGTCTTCGGCACGGGTATATTGGGCCTTGGACATCACTACTACTGGATAGGCACACCCGAGTATTGGCTTGGCATAGGTGGCTTTTTCTCTTCTCTTGAACCTTTGCCCTTGGTGGCTATGGTTGTGCATGCGGTTTACGATGCAGGCGTTCACAAGCTTAAAACAGTAAACAGGCCAGCCCTCTTTTGGGCTTTTGCTCAGGCCTTTGGAAACCTCTTTGGTGCTGGTGTTTGGGGCTTTATGCATACCCTACCTCAGATAAACCTCTTTAGCCATGGAACGCAGATGGCGGCAGCCCATGGACACTTGGCTTTCTTTGGAGCCTATGTGGCGGCAAACCTTGCCCTATTCTATTTTGCCTTGGGTAAAACAAGGGTAAAAGAAGGCTACATACTTAATGGTGTGCCATGGAAGATAGCCTATGTAGGTATGATCATTGGCATTTTTGGAATGGTGGCATCTCTTACTGTGGCTGGCTTTGCTCAAACTATGATAGAGAGGGCCACACTTGGAAGCACATGGGAAGCCTATATTCAAGCTCAAATGCATCCATGGATGGAAGAAGCTTATAAATGGAGGCTCTTGTTTGGTGTGATCTTCTTCCTATCTTACTTGGTGCTTTTGTATGACCTTCTTACCGCTGGCAAAAGGGTAGAGGCCCTCAGGGAGGCTGAAGTTGCTGGCTAA
- the ispF gene encoding 2-C-methyl-D-erythritol 2,4-cyclodiphosphate synthase, with protein sequence MKLRIGLGFDSHAFEEGKPLKLGGLLIDFPKGLRGHSDGDALLHAITDALLGAIGEPDIGELFSDKDPRWKGANSEVFLKEALRRVKEKGYRVLNLDCVIVADEPRIAPYKEAIKDNLSRLLGIPKDSISIKGKSREGFCKEEGLACFCTILLIHEG encoded by the coding sequence ATGAAGCTTCGCATAGGCCTTGGTTTTGATTCCCATGCCTTTGAGGAGGGAAAGCCCTTAAAGCTGGGTGGTCTTCTCATAGACTTTCCAAAGGGCCTAAGGGGCCATTCGGACGGCGATGCTCTTTTGCATGCTATAACAGATGCCCTCTTGGGAGCCATTGGGGAGCCAGACATAGGTGAGCTGTTCTCCGATAAGGACCCAAGGTGGAAAGGTGCAAACTCTGAGGTCTTTTTAAAAGAAGCCCTACGGAGGGTAAAGGAGAAGGGCTACAGAGTGTTGAACCTTGACTGTGTGATAGTGGCGGATGAGCCAAGGATTGCACCCTATAAGGAGGCCATAAAGGATAACCTTTCAAGGCTTCTTGGCATTCCAAAGGATAGTATTTCCATAAAAGGCAAGAGTCGGGAGGGCTTTTGTAAAGAAGAAGGTTTGGCTTGCTTTTGTACTATCCTTTTAATCCATGAAGGTTAA
- a CDS encoding nitroreductase family protein, translating into MEFFEVLEKRHSIRTYQNKPVEREKLLKIMEAVRSAPSAGDLQAYEVFLVLDKAKRMEIARWALNQWFIADAPAVFVFFANPSRSAIKYGKRGAELYCIQDATIACAYAQLAAVALGLGTCWVGAFEENGLKACLSAPREWKPVAILTVGYPAEKPLPTPRRSLEDLFTII; encoded by the coding sequence ATGGAGTTCTTTGAGGTTTTGGAAAAGAGACATTCCATAAGGACCTACCAAAACAAGCCTGTGGAAAGGGAAAAGCTTTTAAAAATAATGGAGGCCGTAAGAAGTGCGCCCTCCGCAGGAGATCTCCAGGCTTATGAGGTCTTTCTGGTGCTTGACAAGGCAAAAAGGATGGAGATAGCCCGATGGGCCTTAAATCAATGGTTTATAGCGGATGCCCCCGCAGTATTTGTTTTCTTTGCCAACCCAAGCAGAAGTGCCATAAAGTATGGTAAGAGGGGTGCAGAGCTTTATTGCATTCAAGATGCCACAATAGCCTGTGCCTATGCCCAGCTTGCTGCAGTAGCTTTGGGCCTTGGCACATGTTGGGTAGGTGCCTTTGAGGAAAATGGCCTAAAAGCATGTCTTTCTGCGCCAAGGGAATGGAAGCCAGTGGCTATCCTTACCGTAGGCTACCCTGCAGAAAAACCCCTACCAACGCCAAGGAGGAGCTTAGAGGACCTGTTTACCATAATTTAA
- a CDS encoding low molecular weight phosphatase family protein, which produces MKIAFISTHNAIRSIMAESVARKMSKLALLSPEIYSAGVEPAKEVPEEVLKLLQEKGYSIENLYPKSLKDIPYDKIDILITLSPEARDNCPYSISHMRREHWVVEEVKLMRREELLKTLEQIENLVKALFKVN; this is translated from the coding sequence ATGAAGATAGCTTTTATCTCTACTCATAACGCCATAAGGAGCATAATGGCCGAGTCTGTGGCAAGAAAGATGTCAAAGCTTGCCCTTTTATCTCCAGAAATATACTCCGCTGGAGTAGAGCCTGCAAAGGAGGTTCCAGAAGAGGTGCTTAAGCTTTTACAAGAAAAAGGCTATTCAATAGAAAACCTATATCCCAAAAGCCTTAAAGATATACCTTACGACAAGATTGATATACTTATAACCCTCTCACCGGAGGCACGAGACAACTGTCCTTATTCCATATCTCACATGAGAAGGGAGCATTGGGTAGTTGAGGAAGTAAAGCTTATGAGAAGAGAGGAGCTACTAAAGACCTTGGAGCAGATAGAGAACCTTGTAAAAGCACTTTTTAAAGTAAACTAA
- the rdgB gene encoding RdgB/HAM1 family non-canonical purine NTP pyrophosphatase gives MLNRLLLATTNKGKIREIKELFEGSGIELVEPEREVEVEEDGGSFLENAYKKARAYYEVYKIPTLAEDSGLVIPALGGYPGVFSSRFYSLEWGGVEKVEDSKDKANIRKVLRLMEGIEDRRAYFITFTMVYMDEAGLWSEGRCNGQILHEPKGSGGFGYDPIFQPEGYTKSMAELSPQEKNLISHRGRAIRNLLKLIKMLK, from the coding sequence ATGCTAAACCGATTATTACTCGCTACCACCAACAAGGGGAAGATAAGGGAGATTAAAGAACTCTTTGAAGGCTCTGGCATTGAGCTGGTGGAGCCTGAAAGGGAAGTAGAAGTGGAGGAAGACGGAGGTAGCTTTTTAGAAAACGCCTATAAAAAGGCAAGGGCCTATTATGAGGTTTATAAAATACCTACCTTGGCGGAAGATTCTGGCTTGGTAATTCCAGCCCTTGGGGGCTACCCGGGAGTTTTCTCAAGCAGGTTCTACAGCCTTGAATGGGGAGGCGTAGAGAAGGTAGAAGACAGCAAAGACAAGGCAAACATAAGGAAGGTGTTAAGGCTTATGGAGGGCATTGAGGACAGAAGGGCTTACTTTATAACCTTTACGATGGTTTATATGGATGAGGCGGGCCTTTGGTCGGAAGGAAGGTGCAACGGTCAAATACTTCATGAGCCAAAAGGAAGTGGAGGCTTTGGCTACGACCCCATATTCCAGCCAGAGGGCTACACCAAAAGCATGGCAGAGCTAAGTCCTCAAGAAAAAAACCTCATATCCCATAGGGGAAGGGCTATAAGAAACCTCCTCAAGCTTATTAAAATGCTAAAATAA
- a CDS encoding GGDEF domain-containing protein, with the protein MNKCKLYHKLSSGLPLENSDMKALANIIREELKFLLRNNILPTPKNYERWFVVFCYAFENMNILPSDEKLISLYKKLHGEDGLSDANCDVDITLEILYKLTDDLSKLTRNYKEYARKKEKEISSIEERIPDGELTHLLSELLAHIRDIKAQNERFLKDVEEQHYIIEKLRERLEQAEVEANIDYLTNTFNRRSFERALRECFEEYKKRKTPFSLVFIDLDGFKKINDTYGHSVGDMVLARVAFFLRKSLRARDILARWGGDEFAVLMPNTTREQAICVAERLKRKLEDMQVIVKGQKLKLSFSYGVVEVNDRYTDVEELIREADELMYENKRSKVS; encoded by the coding sequence ATGAATAAGTGTAAGCTTTATCATAAACTTAGTAGCGGGCTACCTTTGGAAAACTCAGACATGAAGGCGCTTGCCAACATAATAAGGGAGGAGCTTAAGTTCCTCCTTAGGAATAACATACTACCTACGCCTAAAAACTATGAAAGGTGGTTTGTGGTTTTCTGTTACGCCTTTGAAAACATGAATATTTTGCCCTCTGATGAAAAGCTTATAAGCCTATATAAGAAACTGCATGGGGAAGATGGTTTAAGTGATGCAAATTGTGATGTAGATATTACTCTGGAAATACTTTATAAACTAACAGATGACCTTAGTAAATTGACAAGAAACTACAAAGAATATGCCAGAAAAAAGGAAAAAGAGATTTCTAGTATAGAGGAAAGAATACCAGATGGTGAATTAACCCACCTTTTATCAGAACTTTTAGCACATATAAGGGATATAAAGGCACAAAATGAAAGGTTCTTAAAAGATGTGGAAGAACAACACTACATAATAGAAAAACTTAGGGAAAGGCTTGAACAAGCTGAAGTAGAAGCCAACATTGATTACCTAACAAACACCTTTAATAGAAGGTCCTTTGAAAGAGCCCTTAGGGAGTGCTTCGAGGAGTACAAGAAAAGAAAAACCCCCTTTTCTCTGGTGTTTATAGACCTTGATGGTTTTAAGAAAATAAACGACACGTACGGACATTCTGTAGGTGATATGGTGCTGGCACGCGTAGCCTTCTTCTTAAGAAAAAGCCTTAGGGCGAGAGATATTTTGGCAAGATGGGGAGGAGATGAGTTTGCCGTACTTATGCCAAATACAACAAGGGAACAGGCCATCTGTGTGGCAGAAAGGTTAAAAAGAAAGCTGGAAGATATGCAGGTTATTGTAAAAGGTCAAAAGTTAAAGCTTTCTTTCAGTTATGGCGTTGTGGAAGTGAATGATAGGTATACAGACGTGGAAGAGTTAATAAGAGAAGCGGATGAACTTATGTATGAAAATAAAAGAAGCAAGGTTTCATAG
- a CDS encoding phosphoribosyltransferase, with translation MLFENRKEAGRILGEYIKDKVGKVDLVLGIPRGGVVVAKEVAKALNAPLSFLIVRKLGVPSNPELAFGAIDPDGHIYLDRWTVEYCRLSEEEIKKVAEEELKKIREREEKFLKGKLLEVEGKVVVVVDDGIATGQTVLAGVEYLKRRKAKKVIVAVPVCHAESLRRLSTHAEVYCYHVAEEGSFAVGMFYKDFRQVEDWEVEELLKDGVL, from the coding sequence ATGCTGTTTGAAAACAGGAAAGAGGCAGGAAGGATTTTAGGAGAGTATATAAAGGACAAGGTAGGGAAAGTGGACCTTGTGCTTGGAATTCCAAGGGGTGGTGTGGTGGTAGCCAAAGAGGTGGCAAAGGCTCTCAATGCCCCTCTTAGCTTTCTTATAGTTAGAAAGCTCGGCGTCCCATCAAACCCAGAGCTAGCCTTTGGCGCCATAGACCCGGATGGGCATATATACTTAGATAGATGGACTGTGGAATATTGTAGACTTTCTGAAGAAGAAATAAAAAAGGTAGCTGAGGAAGAGCTAAAGAAGATAAGGGAAAGGGAAGAAAAATTCCTCAAAGGCAAGCTTCTGGAGGTGGAAGGAAAGGTGGTAGTGGTTGTGGATGATGGTATTGCCACGGGTCAAACGGTGCTTGCGGGCGTTGAATATTTGAAAAGAAGGAAGGCTAAAAAGGTCATAGTGGCAGTACCAGTATGCCATGCAGAAAGCTTAAGAAGGTTAAGCACCCATGCAGAAGTATATTGTTATCATGTGGCCGAAGAGGGAAGCTTTGCAGTGGGTATGTTTTATAAAGATTTTCGCCAGGTGGAAGATTGGGAAGTTGAGGAGCTTTTAAAAGATGGAGTTCTTTGA